The genomic stretch aattatttttttcagattaaaatgaacaaagcattattagagccctgtagacatgacaaaacacgactatagtcacatttatactctttttatttacaacatattgcgcaactgcagggtcttgagacacatgctaactcgaaactggagagctagcgacctaaacggtagcctccaagttatttcctttaaacttaaaaagccaaaaaacttaccacttccacacggatagggaggataactgttaacagttatttaacctttaacatgaacattaatcaaaagtaataattttttctgggtacatgataccatacagcatccatatcaaacttgcgcgggccgcactaacattaaattttcatatcaaggcgggggcctcaaactagtgtcctgcgggccacatttggacccctgctgtataggaTTCCAACAGAAAACGGAAGCGTCTGAACTTTAAACTCTGCAGCCAAATCAGACTAACAGACTGTGAAAGCAGTGGAAAAAAAGGCTGACACTGAGCTATTCATTTGGGCCATTGGAAATATGCGGTTCTTCCTGTGGAGGTCATGCACCGTGAAGTTAAAAAGTAAAACATCAGCCGAGAGGAATGCTTAAAAatacactgtactgtatttcactGGCCTTGCCTATGCTTTATGTATCATCTCGTTCTAAATTTAGGATCAATtgtgacacaaacaaacatgtgaCCGTGGCAGCCATCTCCACGTGGCTCGCAGCCTGACCCTTTTTCTACTGCCACCACAACCATTTGTCTTTGAGGCAAAGGGTGTTATGTCTCGATCACAAGGTTAACATTGTTACTCATTAATGCACCCGCCTGACTGTATATAAACAATGTCCATTTTGACACCATCTTACCACCACAAATGTGGAATAAATGATTTCTTACCATCATAACATATGTGCAAAGACATTCGGCAAGTCCAACTCGAACCAATTCATTCCTTAATCGAACGGATCGAGTTACAAGAGTCCCTTGTCGTTGCGAGACGCCTTGATCTGACTGTGAAAAGTCCTTCATTTCCTGTCTTTGTAGATTGACAGACTGTGTCAGTACTATTTATATAATGACtataattaaaaactaaaatctacAGAGATCTTGAGCTGTGCTGTCCCACATAGTCCGCAAACAGAAATGGTCTTTCCGACAGACCGTTATGTCCTCTCATCTGCTTTCACTCCTCCCATGTGCCCCCCCTTCAACCATGCATTCCACTTGGGATTTGTCCACATTTTATAGCTGTGACACAACCCCACTCCCACTGAATATATTAAAGGCAGCACACACAGGCAGTTACATCCTCCAATAGCGTTGCTTCTCTTAAAAAGAGTATTTGGCCAATGAGGAAACGGTCATTTGAAGCATGTTTTCTGGGCTGAGTAAAACatggaaaataaatcaatagttCACTATTTCATTTTGAACTAGttcagtttcatttttttaggtGAAAAAGTGAGAATGAAAGTCTGACCTTGTTTTTATGAAAAGGCTGTGACATCCATCACCGCATAAAACTGTTCACTGTTTAAAATGATGTATTGTCCGAGTGGATTTGTAgaacaatattcaatattcaaaaAGCTTTTTTCGcctttgtatatttatttgtttacaccCTGCAAACAGTGGCcacaacaaattcattcattcattcattttctaccgcttttcctcacaagggtcgcgggggtgccggagcctatcccagctgtcttcaggtgagaggcaggggaacaccctggactggttgccagccaatcacagggcacatatagacagacaaccattcacactcacattcatacctatggacaatttggagtcgctaattaacctagcatgtttttggagaacaCCTTttttgagaacatgcaaactccacacagagatggccgagggtggaattgaacccgccgCCACaacaaattataataaaaaacccAAAATTCAATCATTATTGCATATGGAACAAATATGCAAATCTGCCTCATTCAATGCATTAAcatccaatcaggtttaagaacaGGCAACAAGGGTGTGGCTTAGATTTCTGCtttctgtttttggaatgtgacccgagttcaattccaccctcggccaatctctgtgtggagtttgcatgttctccccgtgcatgcgtgggttttctccgggtactccggtttcctcccacattccaaaaaacatgctaggttaattggccactccaaattgtccataggtatgaatgtgagtgtgaatggttgtttgtctatatgttccctgtgattgactggccaccagtccagggtgtacaagacagctgggataggctccaccatcccccacgaccctcgtgaggaaaagcggtcgaaaatgaatgaatgaatgtttttggaatgtgggaggaaaccggagtacccggagaaaacccacgcatgcacggggagaacatgcaaactccacacagagacgaccgacggtggaatcgaactcgggtgtcctagctgtgtggcctgtgtgctaaccactatggAAGTCCAAAAATATCACATCTCCCTGGAAAGCCCATGATGTCCTCTCCAAAACACCACCAGTTTTATGCATGTTGTGTTTCGCATCGAAATATGTCATGGAATAATTAATTTCAGAAGTGTATGTGTAGTGAATCTATGCAAATAATCTAAATTAGTGAGATTAGTGcctttgcacacacacaactatCTTGTTGCAGACAAAGCAGTTGGATCTTGGACTACTCTTAAGAAGGCCGACGCTTCCGCTATCAGGAGTTTTTGACGTAGCTCTGATAAATCAGCACCCCCGCCTGCAATGTTCCATGAGATACGAGCACTCTGGCTACGCCCACTCAACTCCGGCCACTCCCACTTGTAAGAGTAGGTTTAAATCACCAATTGTCAGGAGTCATATGTCATCTCTCACCTTGGTAGCACTATGGATTGGTTGGATGTGATCTATAGCCCACTGTGGCTGGTGTCCACGGCGTTGCTGGGTCTGGTGGTACGCCTCCAGCGGAGAGGATGCTGGCACCCACGCTCATGTCCCACGCAGCTTAAAGGGAAGACGGCGATAGTGACTGGAGCCAATTCAGGTCAGATATTTTCATGCTTTTTATTTGTGCTGCTATCATGTACATTATAAACTTATCAATCCTCATCAATGGTATATTAATTTTAGCATTTGTCACAAGGTGTTTGAATATTTACACAACACTTGTATCACTGGTGCATCTAAAATATGCAGACCAGGTATGTCTTTCTTTATATCAGATTAAACGTTTTCATTCTTTAAGAcaaggggtgtcaaactcataccatggagggccgagacactacaggttttattttattatacatttttatgattaaCACTCCTTTGGTTTACATCATCTGCAGGAGAAACGTTGGAAAGAATACCTGCAGTGCTCCGGCACTCTGTAAATACTTGTACTTTAAGATAACAGTCTTCAAAGCCCCATTTCAGGTTTTACTACTTTTCACCAACAGGAGTTGAGTTCATTGACAAATTGTTTcggcaggccaaatgtggcccgcaggacactagtttgaggcccccgccttgatatgaaagtttaatgttagtgcggcccgcgcaagtttgatatggatgctgtatggtatcatgtacacagaaaaaattattacgttttgattaatgttcatgttaaaggttaaataactgttaatagttatcctccctatccgtgtggaagtggtaagttttttggctatttaagtttaaaggaaataacttgaaggctaccgtttaggtcgctagctctctagtttgcgagttagcatgtgtctgaagaccctgcagtagcgcaatatgttgtaaataaaaaaagtataaatgtggctatagttgtgttttgtcatgtctacagggctctaataatgctttgttcattttaatctgaaaaaaataatttgtctacccaccaactatatgtggcttcttaagtttttattatttgccgttttattattattattattattattatatttatttatttattactgattgattgattttctttattcttgatttgtttatttatttttcatcttattttgtgcagaaaaataaaaattaagatatttgagaacagtggaatgttttatcagagcttttattgtagaaaattggaaccaaggcgatgtattttttatttttttgtttttaataaatgcatttttttgggggtttttttgtggaaaacctgatgcggcccagtctcacccagacccgagctccagtggcccccaagtaaattgagtttgagacccctggtgtagggtatagcagaagcaaaagcattgaagacagttttttatttatttttttctgtttttaataaatatgtttttgtttttgtttttttaaacctgatgcggcccagcctcacccaggccttatctccagtggcccccgggtaaattgagtttgagaccctaaAGCAGGGGCTGGAGTAGGGGCCAAAAAAAGTATTCGGAACCACTAAAAACAGCAAGTCGTCCTCCAAAGCAacatgtgttttctttttttttttttttttttttttttacaatgaattGTGTTTATAAAGTTGTCCCCCATCTGGTACTGTGGAAAAAGGAAATGATGGTCATTGtagaagaatgttgaaataaatAGTGTTGTGCTTCTGTTTATGTGTAATGGATCATTTGACAAGGGGAATTTACATGAAGTTAAATCCCATTCAGAAGCCTTCATATGGTAGCAGTTTGTGTGTAAAGACAACTACAATGGAAGCCATGTAGACGTCCAGATAGACTTAGCATTAACTATATAACGCTCAAACCTATCCAATTTGAAGCACTCTATTACTGTTAACTCCTCTTTGCTAGGAATCGGAAAGTTCATTGCCATGGACTTTGCTCGCCGTGGGGCCCGAGTCCTCCTGGCCTGTCGAAGTGTGTCCCGGGGTTCAGCAGCGGCGAAAGAAATTCACGCCGAAACGGGAAACTATGATGTCCATGTGCGTCAGGTGGACCTTTCATCTCTGGACTCTGTCAGGGATTTTGCTGAAAAGACTAAGAAAGAGGAGAAAGCTCTTCATATCCTCGTCAACAATGCTGCAGTATCAGGTGACACACTGCAATAtaatatagtcacattttaggtaaaaaggtaaaaataaccttaaaaCGTGGTTGTACACCCTGGTTTTGGTTTTCAATATAAATTATTGCCACAAATATGTCCCggtgtggctgcacggtggttgagtgttttgcgcacaggcctcacagctagaagacccgagttcaattccaccctcgaccatctctgtgtggagtttgcatgttctccctgtgcatgcgtgggttttttccgagtactccggtttcctcccacattccaaaaacatgctagattaattagcaactcaaaattgtccataggtatgaatgtgagtgtgaatggttgtttgtctatatgtgccctgtgattggctggcaaccagtccagggcgtaccatgcctctcgcccgaagacagccgggataggctccagcaccccccgcaacccttgtgaggataagcggtagaaaatgaatgaatgaatgtaccactGTCTCTGTTAACATACGGCCAAAAAGTGCACCTAACAAAATTGTTGCGTGCTCAAAAAAAGGAcccaaaatgtttattttttaatcataataactGAGCAGTACAATGACAttgtagtggttcttttagagttgggacactacagGCAGATTCCAACCAGGGAATGTTTTAATCGACTTTTTTATATGGGTGTGGGTGGGTTATTTGAATACACAGAACGACAAATAACTCTGTAATGAGGcgttcatgtttattatttatttgtgtttttattcctgTGCTTCTGTTAGTCATCATTTTATCACTTTGCTCTATTAGGTCTACCTCGTCAGATTACCAAGGATGGATTTGATGCTTCTTTTGCAACCAATCATTTGGGTCCATTCCTCCTCACCAACTTACTGACCGGTACGCTTGTAATACAATGTTAGAATCGTAAGTAATGCTgtgtaaatattgaaaaaaatatttatttgtgctTTCTTGTGTTTGTTAATGATGTTGATGGCAAGCTAAGTATTCATGCTTTGTGTGGCGCCCCCCCTTTTGACTCTTACAGACCTGATGAAGACATCAGCTCCAGCTCGCATTGTCACCGTCAGCTCTATGAATCATAAAAATGGTCAAGTGGACTTCTCGCATTTTCATGGGGAGAATTTGACTTACAATATGGATCGTGTTTACAACCACACCAAGCTGCACAACATCATCTGCACTAATGAGTTCGCTCGAAGGCTTCAGGGAACAGGTCACCTAAAATTTGATGTGATTATGTAtgattattaccattattatgttcatttttgctTGCATGTGTAATATATTTATGTAGGTGTCAGCGCCAACTCGGTGCACCCTGGTATTGTCATGACGGGAATGATGAGGCACTACGCGCTTTGGATTCGTTGGATCTTCAACCTCATTGGCCTGTTCTTTTTCAAGGTGAGTGCGCTGTTCAATTCATCTATTGAGTCCCTGTGGAGTAAttttgaagactttggagtggacttgacaatatcaacaaaaacagcGGACGAGCgcactggcctcacagctagaagacccaagttcaattccaccctcggctatctctgtgtggagtttgcatgttctccccgtgcatgtgtgggttttctccaggtactccggtttcctcccgcattccaaaaacatgctaggttaattatcgactccaaattgtccataggtatgaatgtgaatgtgaatggttgtttgtctatatgtgccctgtgattggctggccaccagtccagggtgtagaaaaaCCTCAAatttgacttggacttgacATCAATGACCCAGTACCTGACTAGGACTTTAGTCTGACGACCTGAAAatactactccaaattgtccatcaatttatatgtttatttttttcgcagacatttatttttgtatcattttctgcatttaaaactataaatattgATGTgtatggaacagattaattggatttacattacttTCCATGGGAAAATTttctttggttagagtttgttttggtttaagtcggaCTTTCTG from Doryrhamphus excisus isolate RoL2022-K1 chromosome 1, RoL_Dexc_1.0, whole genome shotgun sequence encodes the following:
- the zgc:64106 gene encoding retinol dehydrogenase 12, with product MDWLDVIYSPLWLVSTALLGLVVRLQRRGCWHPRSCPTQLKGKTAIVTGANSGIGKFIAMDFARRGARVLLACRSVSRGSAAAKEIHAETGNYDVHVRQVDLSSLDSVRDFAEKTKKEEKALHILVNNAAVSGLPRQITKDGFDASFATNHLGPFLLTNLLTDLMKTSAPARIVTVSSMNHKNGQVDFSHFHGENLTYNMDRVYNHTKLHNIICTNEFARRLQGTGVSANSVHPGIVMTGMMRHYALWIRWIFNLIGLFFFKSAEEGAVSPIYCAVSEEVEGITGKYFDSDCSLILPAPLARDTALAVKDFEICQRLTSKL